One genomic segment of Mangifera indica cultivar Alphonso chromosome 6, CATAS_Mindica_2.1, whole genome shotgun sequence includes these proteins:
- the LOC123218424 gene encoding putative disease resistance protein RGA3 isoform X1 has translation MLSYNDLPSEIRQCFSYCAIFPKDHNIEKDHLIKLWMTQGYLGFDNDTEMEVIGQEYFDHLADRSFFQEFQKDGYGNIISCKMHDIVHDFAQFLTKNEYFTVGIKRGSEDLVANTSNEKARHSMLMLPVGATFPISICSIKSLRSLLIDCEDSMYSLPDDVLLNLFGELTCLRALDICPRFKPSNLITAIPKEVKKLIHLKYLNLSFQNVENLPETLCELYNLQTLDIFCCTKLKELPQGMGKLINLRHLINDVTYSLSYMPKGIEKLTCLRTLDEFIENSSSSDGGKACSTLACLKDLKHLGGKLYIRGLGNVTNVSEVKRMQILSNKKNLFYLQLRFDKDGEGERKNDDDELLLEALQPHPNLEKLFIHEYRGSTFYSDWIISLTGLRQLHLFKCENCMHLSPLGKLPSLESLEINGMGVKKLVMGIESDGAFSSSTSAILFPKLKVLEFWRISEWEEWDYGNTIMPCLASLSIILCKKLRALPDGLLQGAKKLQHLEIFGCDLLEKRYRKGTGEDWQKISHIPNIKFNCSYLQGGPLPLH, from the coding sequence ATGTTGAGTTATAATGATTTGCCATCTGAGATAAGACAATGTTTTTCATATTGTGCTATCTTTCCAAAAGATCATAATATAGAGAAAGATCACTTGATCAAATTATGGATGACTCAAGGTTATCTTGGGTTTGACAATGATACAGAGATGGAAGTAATAGGCCAAGAGTATTTTGATCATTTAGCAGATCGATCATTCTTCCAAGAGTTTCAAAAAGACGGTTATGGGAATATCATAAGCTGCAAGATGCATGATATAGTTCATGACTTTGCTCAATTTCTCACTAAAAACGAATATTTTACTGTGGGAATCAAAAGGGGCAGTGAAGACCTAGTCGCAAACACTTCCAATGAGAAAGCCCGACATTCAATGTTAATGCTTCCCGTCGGGGCTACATTTCCTATCTCCATTTGTAGCATCAAAAGTTTACGGAGTCTTTTAATTGATTGTGAAGATTCTATGTATTCATTGCCTGATGATGTTCTACTAAATCTCTTTGGTGAATTGACATGTTTAAGGGCATTAGACATATGTCCAAGATTCAAACCATCGAATTTGATTACAGCGATTCCAAAAGaggtaaaaaaattgatacatttgaaATATCTGAATTTGTCTTTTCAGAATGTGGAAAACCTTCCGGAAACTTTATGTGAGTTATACAATCTGCaaactttagatattttttgCTGTACAAAGCTTAAAGAACTGCCTCAAGGGATGGGAAAGTTGATAAACTTGCGGCATTTGATTAATGATGTTACTTATTCATTAAGTTACATGCCCAAGGGAATTGAGAAATTAACTTGTCTCCGAACATTGGATGAATTTATCGAAAATAGCAGCAGCAGTGATGGTGGTAAAGCATGTAGTACGCTTGCATGCTTGAAAGATTTGAAACATTTAGGAGGAAAGCTTTATATTAGAGGGCTAGGAAATGTGACCAATGTGAGTGAGGTTAAGAGAATGCAAATTCTCAGCAATAAAAAAAACCTCTTCTATTTACAGCTAAGATTCGATAAAGATGGAGAAGGAGAGAggaaaaatgatgatgatgagttacTTCTTGAGGCTTTGCAACCGCATCCAAATTTGgagaaattatttatacacgAATATAGAGGCAGCACTTTTTATTCTGATTGGATCATTTCATTAACCGGGCTGAGGCAATTGCATCTTTTCAAGTGCGAAAATTGTATGCATTTGTCTCCCTTGGGAAAATTGCCATCACTTGAATCACTAGAGATAAATGGTATGGGAGTGAAAAAGCTAGTTATGGGAATCGAAAGCGATGGTGCATTTTCATCATCTACATCAGCTATTCTCTTTCCCAAGTTGAAAGTTCTTGAATTCTGGCGTATTTCCGAATGGGAAGAGTGGGATTACGGGAATACAATCATGCCATGCCTTGCTTCTTTGTCTATCATTCTCTGTAAAAAATTACGTGCACTGCCTGATGGCCTTCTCCAGGGGGCGAAAAAGCTACAA
- the LOC123218424 gene encoding putative disease resistance protein RGA3 isoform X2, with product MADAIVNLALEQLLQITTQKIGEEVRLVGNVENEVEKLRSNLEAIQAVLLDAEERQMKGDRAVRRWLDKLKDISYDMEDVLDEWNTEIMRLQFEGELEHAPAPKQKVPSFFPCSCFGIKQAVLRRDIAQKIKELNGKLEIINKEKDTFKLEKLKRIEGPERVSSTSFVDMAEICGRESEMNSLVSKLLDERNEKQRDLPVISLVGMGGIGKTTLAQLVYNNDKIMSYFDTKIWVCVSDPFNEVRVAKAIIEGLECLTTDFVELESLLKCICQSIMGKKFLLVLDDVWSEDYNKWKSFYHCLKNGSYGSKVLITTRNERVASIMGSVAPIIMEQLAQEECWLLFSQLAFFGRSLEECEKLEKIGREIVAKCKGLPLAAKTIGNLLRFKGTRDE from the coding sequence ATGGCTGATGCAATTGTTAATCTTGCCTTGGAGCAGCTGCTTCAAATCACTACTCAAAAGATAGGGGAAGAGGTGAGGCTTGTTGGTAATGTCGAAAATGAAGTAGAAAAACTTCGGAGCAATCTTGAAGCCATTCAAGCTGTGCTACTGGATGCAGAGGAGAGGCAAATGAAGGGCGACAGAGCTGTGAGACGTTGGTTAGATAAGCTCAAAGACATATCCTACGACATGGAAGATGTGTTGGATGAGTGGAATACTGAAATCATGAGGTTGCAGTTTGAAGGAGAACTTGAACATGCTCCTGCTCCTAAGCAGAAGGTACCTTCCTTCTTCCCCTGTTCTTGCTTTGGTATCAAACAAGCTGTTTTACGCCGTGATATAGCACAAAAGATTAAAGAATTAAATGGAAAACTAGAAattattaacaaagaaaaagatacaTTCAAGTTGGAGAAACTGAAGAGAATTGAAGGACCCGAACGAGTTTCAAGTACGTCTTTTGTTGATATGGCTGAAATATGTGGTCGAGAATCTGAGATGAATTCTTTAGTGAGTAAGTTGTTAgatgagagaaatgaaaaacaaagaGACCTTCCTGTCATCTCACTTGTAGGGATGGGAGGAATTGGGAAAACAACTCTTGCTCAATTAGTTTATAATAATGACAAGATCATGAGCTattttgacacaaaaatatGGGTGTGTGTATCAGATCCTTTTAATGAGGTTAGGGTTGCCAAGGCAATCATCGAAGGACTGGAATGTCTTACCACTGATTTTGTTGAATTGGAATCTCTTTTGAAATGTATTTGTCAATCTATTATgggaaaaaaatttcttctcgTTTTAGATGATGTGTGGTCAGAAGATTACAACAAATGGAAATCATTTTATCACTGTCTAAAGAATGGTTCCTATGGTAGTAAAGTTTTGATTACAACAAGGAATGAAAGAGTTGCATCGATTATGGGGTCAGTTGCTCCTATCATAATGGAGCAATTAGCTCAGGAGGAATGTTGGTTGTTGTTTAGTCAATTAGCATTTTTTGGTAGATCTCTTGAGGAGTgtgaaaaattagagaaaattgGAAGAGAAATTGTTGCAAAGTGCAAGGGTTTGCCGCTTGCTGCAAAAACTATTGGCAATCTCTTGCGATTTAAGGGAACTAGAGATGAATGA